A single genomic interval of Xyrauchen texanus isolate HMW12.3.18 chromosome 40, RBS_HiC_50CHRs, whole genome shotgun sequence harbors:
- the LOC127633209 gene encoding clarin-3-like: MPSVEKLMHFLSSAIINAAGAAVLAFGMSTYWAESTLRCASTNDDFSNGTAFLKITLFNGTEDKIACPRFDKLGEYVEVFNRLQKHGQGPIVLHGLVVALLAVALFGSVGSILITLYNSFSNPYQTYMGPVGLYACSGLSASVATLALILFVLNVYPLQMFQALVLAQESDVKLENVKTDLHAGFFLLIPYICANLFAILIVFLYVHIAQTRRKEQEKPTEDAPQDIMMF; the protein is encoded by the exons ATGCCGTCCGTAGAAAAACTAATGCATTTCTTGTCAAGTGCTATTATAAACGCAGCTGGTGCGGCTGTTTTGGCTTTCGGGATGTCTACATATTGGGCTGAATCCACACTCCGCTGCGCATCCACCAATGACGATTTTTCCAATGGGACTGCCTTTCTCAAAATCACTCTTTTTAATGGCACTGAGGACAAAATTGCCTGCCCAAGGTTTGATAAACTTGGAGAATATGTAGAAG TGTTTAATCGGCTACAAAAACATGGTCAGGGACCAATAGTCCTGCACGGTCTGGTAGTTGCCCTGTTGGCAGTGGCTCTTTTTGGGTCTGTAGGCAGTATTCTGATCACACTGTATAACAGCTTCAGTAACCCGTATCAGACCTATATGGGACCAGTAGGACTTTATGCATGCAGTGGACTCAGTg CATCTGTGGCGACCCTTGCGCTGATCCTGTTCGTGCTGAACGTGTACCCACTTCAGATGTTCCAGGCGCTCGTGCTTGCGCAAGAGAGTGACGTGAAATTGGAGAATGTGAAGACTGACCTGCATGCGGGATTCTTCCTTCTGATACCGTACATCTGCGCCAACCTGTTCGCCATCCTGATAGTTTTTCTGTACGTCCACATCGCACAAACACGACGCAAAGAGCAGGAGAAACCCACGGAGGATGCACCGCAAGATATCATGATGTTCTAA